Proteins co-encoded in one Kutzneria chonburiensis genomic window:
- a CDS encoding (Fe-S)-binding protein — MIVRLVLGLLITVVGLALAGRRVLWLANLIRSGQPASGRTDRLGARAAAQLREVFGQRKLLKWSVPGLAHFFTFWGFVILIFTIVEAWGALFDENFAFWWIGRQPWLGFLEDFFTVAVLVALATFAVIRVRNAPERKERASRFYGSHTGPAWLVLGMIAAVMVTLLLYRAGQFNTGHFPFGDSGWPFATWLLAHALAPLGAGVNAAIETVFLLGNIAVIMGFLVLVVHSKHLHIFVAPLNVSTKRLPNALGPLLPVESGGKPVDFTDPGDDDIFGRGKIEDFTWKGMLDFATCTECGRCQSQCPAWNTGKPLSPKMVIMDLRDHLFDRAPYVLGQQEGEPVPLVAEGGVIEPDVLWSCTTCGACVEQCPVDIEHVDHIVDMRRYQVMIESEFPTELGALFRGLENKGNPWGQNNNARLDWAKDLGFEVPVITGELPDETEWLFWVGCAGAFDDKARATVQATAELLHIAGVNYGVLGNRERCTGDPARRSGNEFLFQMLAQETAGLLNETFGEREPGRRKIVTTCPHCMNTLGREYPQLEGNYEVVHHTQLLNRLVRERKLTPIQPAGAGQPVTFHDPCYLGRHNKVYEPPRELAAAAGAALTEMPRHGDRSMCCGAGGARMWMEERIGKRINLERVDEALATGAETIATACPFCRVMVTDGLVQRQSEEIGANVSVRDVSQLLLDAVHRSRDAIG, encoded by the coding sequence TTGATCGTTCGTCTCGTCCTCGGTCTGCTGATCACCGTCGTCGGCCTGGCGCTCGCCGGCCGACGGGTGCTCTGGCTGGCCAACCTCATCCGTTCCGGCCAGCCCGCCTCCGGGCGGACCGACCGGCTCGGCGCGCGGGCCGCCGCCCAGCTGCGTGAGGTGTTCGGCCAGCGCAAGCTGCTCAAGTGGTCGGTGCCCGGCCTGGCCCACTTCTTCACCTTCTGGGGCTTCGTCATCCTGATCTTCACCATCGTGGAGGCGTGGGGGGCGCTGTTCGACGAGAACTTCGCGTTCTGGTGGATCGGCCGGCAACCGTGGCTGGGCTTCCTCGAGGACTTCTTCACCGTCGCCGTGCTGGTGGCGCTGGCGACCTTCGCGGTGATCCGGGTGCGCAACGCTCCCGAGCGCAAGGAGCGCGCCTCCCGGTTCTACGGCTCGCACACCGGGCCGGCCTGGCTGGTGCTGGGCATGATCGCCGCCGTGATGGTGACGCTGCTGCTGTACCGGGCCGGCCAGTTCAACACCGGCCACTTCCCGTTCGGCGACAGCGGCTGGCCGTTCGCCACCTGGTTGCTCGCGCATGCCCTCGCGCCGCTTGGCGCGGGCGTGAACGCGGCCATCGAGACGGTGTTCCTGCTCGGCAACATCGCCGTGATCATGGGCTTCCTGGTGCTGGTCGTGCATTCCAAGCACCTGCACATCTTCGTGGCCCCGCTGAACGTGTCGACCAAGCGGCTGCCCAACGCGCTCGGCCCGCTGCTGCCGGTGGAGTCGGGCGGCAAGCCCGTCGACTTCACCGATCCCGGTGACGACGACATCTTCGGTCGCGGCAAGATCGAGGACTTCACGTGGAAGGGCATGCTCGACTTCGCCACGTGCACCGAGTGCGGCCGCTGCCAGTCCCAGTGTCCGGCCTGGAACACCGGAAAGCCGTTGTCCCCCAAGATGGTCATCATGGACCTGCGGGACCACCTTTTCGACCGCGCGCCTTATGTGCTGGGGCAGCAGGAAGGCGAGCCGGTGCCGCTGGTCGCCGAGGGCGGCGTGATCGAGCCGGACGTGCTGTGGTCGTGCACCACCTGCGGGGCCTGTGTCGAGCAGTGCCCGGTGGACATCGAGCACGTCGACCACATCGTGGACATGCGGCGCTACCAGGTGATGATCGAGTCGGAGTTCCCGACCGAGCTCGGCGCGCTGTTCCGCGGCCTGGAGAACAAGGGCAATCCGTGGGGGCAGAACAACAACGCCCGCCTTGACTGGGCCAAGGACCTCGGCTTCGAGGTGCCGGTGATCACCGGCGAGCTGCCCGACGAGACCGAGTGGCTGTTCTGGGTCGGCTGCGCCGGCGCGTTCGACGACAAGGCCCGTGCCACCGTGCAGGCCACCGCCGAGCTGCTGCACATCGCCGGCGTGAACTACGGCGTGCTGGGCAACCGCGAGCGCTGCACCGGCGACCCGGCTCGCCGCTCCGGCAACGAGTTCCTGTTCCAGATGCTGGCCCAGGAGACCGCCGGGCTGCTCAACGAGACGTTCGGCGAGCGTGAACCCGGGCGTCGCAAGATCGTCACCACCTGTCCACACTGCATGAACACACTCGGCCGCGAGTACCCGCAGCTGGAGGGCAACTACGAGGTCGTGCACCACACGCAGTTGCTGAACCGGTTGGTACGGGAGCGCAAGCTCACCCCGATCCAGCCGGCCGGCGCCGGGCAGCCGGTCACCTTCCACGACCCGTGTTATCTGGGGCGGCACAACAAGGTCTACGAGCCGCCGCGTGAGCTGGCGGCCGCCGCCGGCGCCGCGCTGACCGAGATGCCCCGGCACGGCGACCGTTCCATGTGTTGTGGCGCCGGCGGCGCTCGCATGTGGATGGAAGAGCGGATCGGCAAGCGCATCAACCTGGAACGCGTGGACGAGGCGCTGGCCACCGGGGCCGAGACCATCGCCACGGCGTGTCCGTTCTGCCGCGTCATGGTCACCGACGGCCTGGTTCAGCGTCAGAGCGAGGAAATCGGGGCGAACGTGTCCGTTCGCGACGTGTCCCAGTTGCTGCTGGACGCGGTGCACCGGTCTCGGGACGCCATCGGGTAA
- a CDS encoding NPP1 family protein: MRKLSALAAALGVAVLTLSLPSPASAAILTPLPQNADGWEQSFSPAYDYDGDGCYATAAIDPSGNLNPGLKLGGDVNGHCHDPAQLQNSNTYSREKCNGDYCAVMYASYFEKDQATLGPLAIGHTHDWEHVVVWINVAANRVDYVSTSQHSTWKWYPASQVRFDGSHPKVVYHKDGASTHFFRLANSNDDPPENYTHGWFYPRLVGWNGYPDGLRDKLMTANFGDATIKINDGNFNYGLEHSMPTGINFNPNA; encoded by the coding sequence GTGCGCAAACTGTCCGCGCTCGCCGCCGCCTTAGGCGTCGCAGTGCTGACCTTGTCCCTGCCAAGCCCTGCCAGTGCCGCCATCCTGACCCCGTTGCCGCAGAACGCGGACGGTTGGGAGCAGTCCTTCTCCCCCGCGTACGACTATGACGGCGACGGCTGCTACGCCACCGCCGCCATCGATCCCAGCGGCAACCTCAACCCCGGGCTCAAGCTCGGCGGCGATGTCAACGGTCATTGCCACGACCCGGCCCAGTTGCAGAACTCCAACACGTACTCGCGGGAGAAGTGCAACGGCGACTACTGCGCCGTGATGTACGCCAGCTACTTCGAGAAGGACCAGGCCACGCTCGGTCCGCTGGCCATCGGGCACACCCACGACTGGGAGCACGTGGTCGTGTGGATCAACGTCGCCGCCAACCGCGTCGACTACGTGTCCACCTCGCAGCACAGCACCTGGAAGTGGTACCCCGCCTCCCAGGTTCGGTTCGACGGCAGCCACCCCAAGGTCGTCTACCACAAGGACGGGGCCAGCACGCACTTCTTCCGCCTGGCCAACTCCAACGACGACCCGCCGGAGAACTACACCCACGGCTGGTTCTACCCCCGGCTCGTCGGCTGGAACGGCTACCCCGACGGCCTGCGCGACAAGCTGATGACGGCCAATTTCGGCGACGCCACCATCAAGATCAACGACGGCAACTTCAACTACGGGCTGGAGCACTCGATGCCGACCGGCATCAACTTCAACCCCAACGCCTGA
- a CDS encoding RNA polymerase sigma factor, whose amino-acid sequence MSELVARAVDGDQDALRDIVRELRDPLYRLALRMVWRPADAEDATQEILIRVITRLSSFRGEAALLTWAYRIGVNYLLNLRRKTPQEERELSLDEFGANLAEGLAAEDYGGPDAELLAHEVRLSCTQAVLQCLERSERIAFVLGDIFELTSTEAAWVLDISAAAYRKRLERARERLRAFMGSTCGVVTEAGFCRCTRRVEQAVSVGRIDPAAPTLVGHAVNGRGVREAAAQLHRLHDAAAVLRAHPDYAAPRDRTDAIVGLLRSGSFPLLE is encoded by the coding sequence ATGAGCGAGCTCGTCGCCCGGGCCGTCGACGGCGACCAGGACGCGTTGCGGGACATCGTGCGCGAGCTGCGCGATCCCCTGTATCGGCTGGCCCTGCGCATGGTGTGGCGGCCGGCCGATGCCGAGGACGCCACCCAGGAGATCCTGATCCGGGTGATCACCCGGTTGTCCTCGTTCCGTGGCGAGGCCGCGCTGCTCACCTGGGCGTACCGGATCGGCGTGAACTACCTGCTCAACCTGCGCCGCAAGACTCCGCAGGAGGAGCGGGAGCTCAGCCTGGACGAGTTCGGCGCGAACCTGGCCGAGGGGTTGGCCGCCGAGGACTACGGCGGTCCCGACGCCGAGCTGCTGGCCCACGAGGTGCGGCTGTCGTGCACTCAGGCGGTGCTCCAGTGCCTGGAACGGTCCGAGCGGATCGCCTTCGTGCTCGGCGACATCTTCGAGCTGACGTCCACCGAAGCCGCCTGGGTGCTGGACATCTCCGCTGCCGCGTACCGGAAGCGGTTGGAGCGGGCCCGCGAGCGGCTGCGCGCGTTCATGGGCTCGACGTGTGGGGTCGTGACCGAGGCTGGCTTCTGTCGCTGCACCCGCAGGGTCGAGCAGGCCGTGTCGGTCGGTCGCATCGACCCGGCCGCGCCGACGTTGGTCGGTCATGCCGTCAACGGCCGCGGTGTTCGGGAGGCCGCTGCACAGCTGCATCGGCTGCACGACGCCGCCGCCGTGCTGCGGGCCCACCCCGACTACGCGGCGCCGCGTGACCGTACGGACGCCATCGTCGGGTTGTTGCGCTCCGGTTCCTTTCCGCTGCTCGAGTAG
- a CDS encoding SDR family NAD(P)-dependent oxidoreductase yields the protein MTGERVALVTGASSGIGAETARLLASRGMRVIVNYLHNHDAAKEVVADIEKAGGTAAAVQADVRDPAAVEAMTECARNTWGGVDVLVHNALTPYAIKSFQDMTWPELGSKLDDELKAAYVVTKAVLPHMTARAGRIIFIGTGLSRRPRAGMIALGTAKAALAQFARYLAQELGPQGITVNVVEPGPVAETRISAQVFDDDLTKRQVAATPMGRLARPRDVAQAVAFFADADNDFITGSTTAVNGGMAMY from the coding sequence ATGACTGGGGAACGGGTGGCATTGGTCACCGGCGCGAGCAGCGGCATCGGCGCGGAAACCGCGCGACTGCTGGCTTCGCGAGGAATGCGAGTCATCGTCAACTATCTGCACAACCACGACGCCGCCAAGGAAGTCGTGGCCGACATCGAAAAAGCCGGCGGCACGGCCGCTGCGGTGCAGGCCGACGTACGTGATCCGGCCGCGGTCGAGGCGATGACCGAGTGCGCCCGGAACACCTGGGGCGGCGTGGATGTGCTGGTGCACAACGCACTCACGCCGTACGCGATCAAGTCGTTCCAGGACATGACCTGGCCGGAGCTGGGGAGCAAGCTGGACGACGAGCTCAAGGCCGCCTACGTCGTGACCAAGGCGGTCCTCCCCCACATGACCGCCCGCGCCGGCCGGATCATCTTCATCGGCACGGGTTTGAGCCGCCGCCCCCGCGCCGGCATGATCGCGCTCGGCACGGCCAAGGCGGCGCTGGCGCAGTTCGCCCGCTACCTCGCGCAGGAACTCGGCCCACAGGGCATCACGGTCAACGTCGTCGAACCCGGCCCGGTGGCCGAGACCCGCATCTCCGCGCAGGTCTTCGACGACGACCTGACCAAGCGGCAGGTCGCCGCGACGCCGATGGGCCGTCTGGCGCGGCCGAGGGACGTCGCGCAGGCCGTGGCGTTCTTCGCCGACGCGGACAACGACTTCATCACCGGCAGCACGACCGCCGTCAACGGCGGCATGGCGATGTACTGA
- a CDS encoding DUF1062 domain-containing protein — MSEIDRKALWTVRELGLPAIVRGCPSCRTHRHHPTGKVRVNASGKLLDVWLLIGCDHCGRTSKVPVHERIHVSALDHDRLVRFEDNDPAIVRELATDMSLARRTPYRLDWDGTWELETDQPFYDLRSPDAAPMEVVVRFELPAPIRVVKLLLAGFGLSRTVLRHMVLTEQIRLPMDMDARVREDFTFVVVP; from the coding sequence ATGAGCGAAATCGACCGCAAGGCCCTGTGGACCGTCCGGGAACTCGGCCTGCCGGCCATCGTGCGCGGCTGCCCGTCGTGCCGAACCCACCGCCACCACCCGACCGGCAAGGTCCGGGTCAACGCCAGCGGCAAACTGCTGGACGTGTGGCTGCTGATCGGCTGCGACCACTGTGGCCGCACGTCGAAAGTGCCGGTGCACGAACGCATCCACGTCTCGGCGCTCGACCACGACCGGCTGGTCCGGTTCGAGGACAACGACCCGGCCATCGTCCGGGAGCTGGCCACGGACATGTCGCTGGCCCGCCGAACGCCGTACCGACTCGACTGGGACGGCACCTGGGAACTGGAGACCGACCAACCGTTCTACGACCTGCGAAGCCCGGACGCGGCGCCGATGGAGGTCGTGGTGCGGTTCGAGCTGCCGGCCCCGATCCGGGTGGTCAAACTGCTGCTGGCCGGCTTCGGCCTGAGCCGCACGGTGCTGCGCCACATGGTTCTCACCGAACAGATCCGGCTGCCGATGGACATGGACGCGCGGGTCCGCGAGGACTTCACGTTCGTGGTCGTGCCCTGA
- a CDS encoding DUF1295 domain-containing protein, with protein MLVALGVAVARGRHDGVDTVWGLGFAVIAVVGLIVSGSGWLVTALTVIWGLRLAVHIQLRNGRRPEDPRYVALMKRATGNPHWYAFRKIYLVQGVIMWFVSWPVQAAQYEGATGVLTWIGAAVWLVGIVFEAVGDWQLARFKADPAGKGRIMDRGLWRYTRHPNYFGDATVWWGLYLMAAQHWVGALTVLSPLVMTFFLTRGTGKALTERAMGSRPGYAEYVRRTSGFFPLPPKPEGSR; from the coding sequence ATGCTGGTGGCGCTGGGCGTCGCGGTCGCCCGCGGCCGTCACGACGGCGTGGACACGGTGTGGGGCCTGGGCTTCGCGGTGATCGCCGTGGTCGGGCTGATCGTCTCCGGGTCGGGCTGGCTGGTGACGGCGCTGACCGTGATCTGGGGACTGCGACTAGCCGTCCACATCCAGCTGCGCAACGGCCGCCGTCCCGAGGATCCCCGCTACGTGGCGCTGATGAAGCGGGCCACCGGCAACCCGCACTGGTACGCCTTCCGCAAGATCTACCTGGTCCAGGGCGTGATCATGTGGTTCGTGTCCTGGCCGGTGCAGGCCGCCCAGTACGAGGGCGCCACCGGCGTGCTGACCTGGATCGGCGCGGCGGTGTGGCTGGTGGGCATCGTCTTCGAGGCGGTCGGCGACTGGCAGCTGGCCCGGTTCAAGGCCGACCCGGCCGGCAAAGGTCGGATCATGGACCGGGGCCTGTGGCGCTACACCCGGCACCCCAACTACTTCGGTGACGCGACCGTGTGGTGGGGGCTGTACCTGATGGCCGCTCAGCACTGGGTCGGCGCGCTGACCGTGTTGTCGCCGCTGGTGATGACGTTCTTCCTGACCAGGGGCACCGGCAAGGCGCTGACCGAGCGGGCCATGGGATCGCGGCCCGGCTATGCCGAGTACGTTCGGCGCACCAGCGGTTTCTTCCCGCTGCCGCCGAAACCGGAGGGATCCCGATGA
- a CDS encoding D-alanyl-D-alanine carboxypeptidase family protein, which translates to MDVYRLATLGLAGLRRPLDTLAGRWRPEERASEWALGLRFPHENLAGLDLGARVAFAAARAEALWHHGLVIGLTSGARSVVEQQQLFDEAVAEYGSESAAREWVLPPSESLHVQGRALDVRPREGARWLEIHGHRYGLYRTYANEWWHFEHWPQYIGTRSRPPMRADPRAPASLL; encoded by the coding sequence ATGGACGTCTATCGGCTGGCAACACTGGGCCTCGCGGGTCTGCGGCGGCCGCTGGACACCCTCGCCGGGCGGTGGCGTCCGGAGGAGCGGGCCAGCGAGTGGGCCTTGGGCCTGCGTTTCCCCCACGAAAACCTCGCCGGCCTCGACCTCGGCGCGCGCGTGGCGTTCGCCGCCGCCCGCGCCGAGGCCTTATGGCACCACGGTCTCGTCATCGGCCTCACCTCCGGGGCCCGGTCCGTCGTCGAGCAGCAGCAGCTGTTCGACGAGGCCGTCGCCGAGTACGGCAGCGAGTCCGCCGCTCGCGAGTGGGTGTTGCCGCCGTCGGAATCCCTGCACGTCCAGGGGCGGGCATTGGACGTCCGGCCACGCGAAGGCGCCCGGTGGCTGGAGATCCACGGGCACCGCTACGGCCTCTATCGCACGTATGCCAACGAATGGTGGCATTTCGAGCACTGGCCCCAGTACATCGGGACCCGCAGCCGCCCGCCGATGCGCGCGGATCCGCGCGCACCGGCGAGCCTGCTGTAG
- a CDS encoding MarR family winged helix-turn-helix transcriptional regulator, with protein MSQVTPEHEAPSSANDARTLTEVVTRLRRALRTSIRTDYPWEALPMAQVELLMALADHAPAKIGQLASLQRLAPNTVSGLVQQLVEGGLAVRDSDPTDRRVARVSLTEAGRTQLAEWQQAHERRISAALDQLPPQARAAVADALPALNLLVDHLVTP; from the coding sequence ATGTCGCAGGTCACGCCCGAGCACGAGGCCCCGTCGAGCGCGAACGACGCGCGCACCCTGACCGAGGTGGTCACCAGACTGCGTCGCGCCCTGCGCACCAGCATCCGCACCGACTACCCGTGGGAAGCGCTGCCGATGGCCCAGGTCGAGCTGCTGATGGCGCTGGCCGACCACGCCCCGGCCAAGATCGGCCAGCTGGCCTCGTTGCAGCGGCTGGCCCCCAACACGGTCAGCGGCCTGGTCCAGCAGCTGGTCGAGGGCGGCCTGGCCGTCCGGGACAGCGACCCGACCGACCGGCGGGTGGCCCGGGTGTCGCTCACCGAGGCCGGCCGCACCCAGCTGGCCGAGTGGCAGCAGGCCCACGAGCGGCGCATCTCCGCCGCCCTCGACCAGCTCCCGCCGCAGGCCAGGGCGGCCGTCGCCGACGCACTGCCGGCGTTGAACCTGCTGGTGGACCATCTCGTCACGCCCTGA
- a CDS encoding haloalkane dehalogenase has protein sequence MKTIEVEDSFMAYREAGAGDTTIVFLHGNPTSSYLWRDVIPLLADRARVLAPDLIGMGDSGKPDIDYRFVGHVRYLDAWFDALDLHDVVIVGQDWGGALGMDWARRHPDRIRGLALIETFLRPMSWAELPPLGQDLFRRMRSAEGEQMVLRDNQFIEFNLPYGVASGLAEADHDEYRRPYPDERSRRPLLAWPREIPFDGEPADVHDRVVAYGRWMAATPQVPKLVMTVENGVGMGSDETATWAKETFAATTVVSVGPAGHHAPEDQPEAIGRAVASWLWA, from the coding sequence GTGAAGACCATCGAGGTCGAGGACTCGTTCATGGCGTACCGGGAGGCCGGCGCGGGAGACACGACGATCGTGTTCCTGCACGGCAACCCGACGTCGTCCTACCTGTGGCGCGACGTCATCCCGCTGCTGGCCGACCGGGCCCGGGTCCTGGCGCCGGACCTGATCGGCATGGGCGACTCGGGCAAGCCGGACATCGACTACCGGTTCGTCGGCCACGTCCGCTACCTGGACGCCTGGTTCGACGCGCTGGACCTGCACGACGTGGTGATCGTCGGTCAGGACTGGGGCGGCGCGCTGGGTATGGACTGGGCCCGTCGGCACCCGGACCGGATCCGTGGCCTGGCCCTGATCGAGACGTTCCTGCGCCCGATGAGCTGGGCCGAGCTGCCGCCGCTGGGACAGGACCTGTTCCGGCGGATGCGCTCGGCCGAGGGTGAGCAGATGGTGTTGCGGGACAACCAGTTCATCGAGTTCAACCTGCCGTACGGGGTGGCGTCCGGGCTGGCCGAGGCCGATCACGACGAGTACCGCCGGCCCTATCCGGACGAGCGATCCCGCCGCCCGCTGCTGGCCTGGCCCCGGGAGATCCCGTTCGACGGGGAGCCGGCCGACGTGCATGATCGCGTCGTCGCCTACGGGCGGTGGATGGCGGCGACGCCACAGGTGCCGAAGCTGGTGATGACCGTGGAGAACGGGGTGGGCATGGGCTCGGACGAGACCGCGACGTGGGCCAAGGAGACCTTCGCCGCGACGACCGTGGTCTCGGTCGGGCCGGCCGGGCACCACGCGCCCGAGGACCAGCCCGAGGCCATCGGCCGGGCCGTCGCATCCTGGCTGTGGGCATGA
- a CDS encoding SAM-dependent methyltransferase, giving the protein MTIAQTLAALVRRFLGVDLPVRLRAWDGSVAGPADAPTVVIRSRRALRRLLWDPNELGLARAYVSGELDVEGDLRDGLSRFWGLARREGLGKVKLSSADRLHAVRQALKLGVIGTRPAPPPEEARLSGAEHTKSRDRDAIAHHYDLSNEFYRTLLDPNMAYSCGYWTSDAPDYTVEDAQRDKLDLVCRKLDLKPGMRLLDVGCGWGSLILHAATYYGVHATGVTLAAQQRDFIRARIAERGLEDQVDVRLQDYRDIPDTGFDAIGTIEMGEHVGLGNYPTYAAQLCRLLKPEGRLLLQQMSRVASAPKAPGGGSFIERYVAPDMHMRPVGETIAMLEQAGLEVRDVEAMREHYVWTVDAWADTLEKRAAELTALVGEGQLRVWRLYFAGGALAFQENRMGVDQILAVRPTATGGSGMPRTRRNWEVVS; this is encoded by the coding sequence GTGACAATCGCCCAGACCCTGGCGGCGCTGGTGCGCCGGTTTCTCGGCGTCGACCTGCCGGTGCGGCTACGGGCGTGGGACGGCAGCGTGGCCGGCCCGGCCGATGCCCCGACGGTGGTGATCCGCTCGCGGCGGGCCTTGCGCCGGCTGCTGTGGGACCCGAACGAGCTGGGGCTGGCCCGCGCCTACGTTTCCGGCGAGCTGGACGTCGAAGGCGATCTTCGTGACGGGCTGTCCCGGTTCTGGGGACTGGCCCGGCGCGAGGGGCTCGGAAAGGTGAAACTTTCGTCGGCCGACCGCCTGCATGCCGTGCGGCAGGCGCTGAAGCTGGGCGTGATCGGCACGCGGCCGGCGCCGCCGCCCGAGGAGGCGCGGCTGTCCGGGGCCGAGCACACCAAGTCCCGCGACCGGGACGCCATCGCCCACCACTACGACCTGTCCAACGAGTTCTACCGGACGCTGCTCGACCCGAACATGGCCTACTCCTGCGGCTACTGGACGTCCGACGCTCCGGACTACACGGTCGAGGACGCGCAGCGGGACAAGCTGGATCTGGTCTGCCGCAAACTCGACCTCAAGCCGGGCATGCGGCTGCTGGACGTCGGCTGCGGGTGGGGCTCGCTGATCCTGCACGCCGCCACGTACTACGGCGTGCACGCGACCGGGGTGACGCTGGCGGCCCAGCAGCGCGACTTCATCCGGGCCCGTATCGCCGAGCGCGGGCTGGAGGACCAGGTCGACGTGCGGCTCCAGGACTACCGGGACATCCCCGACACCGGCTTCGACGCCATCGGGACCATCGAGATGGGTGAGCACGTCGGCCTCGGCAACTACCCGACGTACGCGGCGCAGCTGTGCCGGCTGCTCAAGCCCGAAGGGCGGCTGCTGCTCCAGCAGATGTCACGGGTGGCGAGCGCGCCGAAGGCCCCCGGCGGCGGCTCGTTCATCGAACGCTACGTGGCCCCCGACATGCACATGCGGCCGGTCGGCGAGACCATCGCCATGCTGGAGCAGGCCGGCCTCGAGGTGCGGGACGTCGAGGCGATGCGCGAGCACTACGTATGGACGGTCGACGCCTGGGCGGACACCCTGGAGAAGCGGGCGGCCGAGCTGACCGCGCTGGTCGGTGAAGGGCAGCTGCGGGTGTGGCGGCTGTACTTCGCCGGCGGGGCGCTGGCGTTCCAGGAGAACCGGATGGGCGTGGACCAGATCCTGGCCGTCCGGCCCACCGCGACCGGCGGCAGCGGCATGCCGCGGACCCGCCGCAACTGGGAGGTGGTCTCGTGA
- a CDS encoding TetR/AcrR family transcriptional regulator, giving the protein METETVSAVSELILDAAGRMFLGPGRVSMDDLARELRMSKKTIYRHFPDRQALLTAVLDRQFGTIERTVVDALAAAEGRPFGERVQRFLLAAGAEMARIGAAQLATGRGGDPDVRRHVEERIDAVIYRRLDALFQEGQRQQVLSASPELLGEIVRGAVERLLNSRLPGEMNCSAADLLRATVDTVLYGAIRE; this is encoded by the coding sequence ATGGAAACCGAAACCGTTTCCGCCGTTTCCGAGCTCATCCTGGACGCGGCCGGCCGGATGTTCCTCGGCCCGGGCCGGGTGAGCATGGACGACCTGGCCCGCGAGCTGCGGATGAGCAAGAAGACGATCTACCGGCACTTCCCGGACCGGCAGGCGCTGCTGACGGCGGTGCTGGACCGACAGTTCGGGACGATCGAGCGCACGGTGGTCGACGCGCTCGCGGCGGCGGAGGGCCGGCCGTTCGGCGAGCGGGTGCAGCGGTTCCTGCTCGCGGCCGGCGCGGAGATGGCGCGGATCGGGGCGGCCCAGCTGGCCACCGGACGCGGCGGGGACCCGGACGTGCGCCGGCACGTGGAGGAGCGCATCGACGCCGTGATCTACCGGCGGCTGGACGCACTGTTCCAGGAGGGCCAGCGACAACAAGTGTTGTCGGCGTCGCCGGAGCTGCTGGGCGAGATCGTCCGCGGGGCCGTGGAGCGGCTGCTGAACTCGCGGCTGCCCGGCGAGATGAACTGCTCGGCCGCCGACCTGCTGCGGGCCACGGTCGACACCGTTCTTTACGGAGCGATCAGGGAGTAG
- a CDS encoding peroxiredoxin: protein MNNGDVVADFELLDDHGEPRRLSEYLAKGPVVLFFYPAAMTGGCTAESCHFRDLAAEFEAVGAQRIGISPDAVGKQREFSAINSFDYPLLSDPDGVVATQFGVRRRFGPVLTRRQTFVIGTDSRVILSIKSELRMAVHADKALEALRAH from the coding sequence ATGAACAACGGCGACGTGGTCGCGGACTTCGAGCTGCTCGACGACCACGGCGAGCCCCGCAGGCTGTCGGAGTACCTGGCCAAGGGGCCGGTCGTGCTGTTCTTCTACCCGGCCGCGATGACCGGCGGCTGCACGGCCGAGAGCTGCCATTTCCGGGACCTGGCCGCGGAGTTCGAGGCGGTCGGCGCGCAGCGGATCGGCATCTCCCCCGACGCCGTCGGCAAGCAGCGCGAGTTCTCGGCGATCAACTCGTTCGACTATCCGCTGCTGTCCGACCCGGACGGCGTGGTCGCCACCCAGTTCGGCGTGCGGCGGCGGTTCGGGCCGGTACTGACCCGCCGTCAGACCTTCGTCATCGGCACCGACAGCCGGGTGATCCTGTCGATCAAGAGCGAGCTGCGGATGGCCGTGCACGCCGACAAGGCACTTGAGGCGCTGCGGGCCCACTGA